The genomic window TGAACGACTCGAACCACCGCCGGCGCGGGGCGTCGGCGACGGGAGACTCGAGCGTAGGCGCGGCGGACGACATGATCGGCGACTCGGCGGACACGCGAGGTTCGCAGGCGGAGGTCTTGATTCGAACAGGCCTGTTACGGGAGCGACGCTTTGAGCGTTGCCAAGTTCTGCTGTTGCACGTCGTCCGGAGGCTGGACGTAGCCCCGCGCCTTGGCGAAGTCGCCGCAGTTCTCGACGAAGAATTTGACGAAGGCGGCCGCTTCGGGGCGCTTGAGCGACTCTTTGTTCACGTAGATGAACAGCGGGCGAGACAGCGGGGCGTAGGAGCCGTCGACCACGGTCTCGGTCGAGGGTTTGACGGGGCCGTTGCCGTTGTCGATCGCGATCAGCTTGAGCTGATCCTTGTACTCGATGTAGTACGCGTAGCCGAAGTATCCCAGGCTTCCCTTCTCGCCCACAACACCGCGAACGAGCATGTTGTCGTTCTCGCTCATCGTGTAGTCGGAGCGGCTCTGCTTCGCTTTGCCGTTGATAACCTCGGTGAAGTAGTCGAAGGTCCCCGACGCGGTGCCGGCGCCGTACAGCTTGAGCGGTTCGTCGGGCCAGCCTTCGCTAATTTGGTTCCAATTCGTGACGGTCCCCTCGGCCTCGGGACGCCAGATCGCCTTGAGCTGCTCGACTGTAAGCGAATCGCACCAGTCGTTCGCCACGTTCGCCGTCACCGCCAAGCCGTCGTAGCCGATCGTGAACTCGACGTACTCAATGCCCGCGGCGGCAGCCTCTTGTTCTTCAGCCTCTGTGATCGGACGCGAAGCATTGCAGACGTCGATTTCCTTCTGCAGAAAGCGACTCATCCCAGCGCCGGTGCCGGTGATGGCGATCGACGCGCTGACCCCTTCGTTTTCATTGCTGAACTCTTCGCCCGCGACCTCGGTGATCGGCGCCACGGTGCTGGAACCGGCGATCTGAATCGTGCCGCTGAACTCGCCGCCGGAGCAGCCTGCGATTGTCGCGACGACGGTCACAAGTCCAGCCAGAGCCCGAAGGTCGCGACCGGCGTGGGAAGGAGACATGAATTTCTGCTGGAATAGGATGCTGGGGCAGTTGGCCGTCGGCGGCCGCCTGCGGCCGCCGTGCCCAGAGGCTAGCAGGCTTCTGTGAAGAAAATGTTAAGAAACGTGGGGCTTGTCCACCATCTGTCCAACCGGCACGAGCGACCATTTTGCCTGAATCGGCATGGAGTCGGCGGCCGGAGCGTCGCCTGTCGATCGGCCTAACCATCGACCAGCGGCAGCTTTACGGAAAACAGGGCCCCTTTGCCCGGGACGCTCGTCACGGCGACGCTCCCCCCCATGATCTGGCTGAGGTGCTTCACAATGGCCAGTCCCAGTCCGGTTCCCCCAAGCTCTCGTGAGCGGGCCTTGTCGACCCGGTAGAAGCGTTCAAACACGCGGGCGTGGTGTTCCGGGGGTATGCCAGGACCCGTGTCGGAGACTTCGATCACGGCCATCTCGCCCTCGCGGCGAGCGGCGATGCCGACTCGCCCCCCCTCGGGGGAATATTTCACTGCGTTGTCGACGAGGTTGCTGAGGATCTGCCAAAGCGCTTCCTCGTCGGCGCGCACATTCAGTTCCCGATCCCCGGCGTCGTTGACGAGGGCGACCGATTTGGACTTGGCCTGCGTTTCGTAATCCAGGACGCACCGCTCAGCGACCTTAGCCACGGAGACCGTCGTGAGTTCGAGCGTCGTCTGCCCCGACTCGATCCGAGCGAGGCTCAACATGTCGCGCACCAGTTGATTCAGCCGATCGCTCTGTTCGTCGATGCGGCGCAAGAATCGCTCGGCGTTGTCGGGATCGTGCAGCGCGCCTCCCAGCAACGTCTCGGCGTAGGCTTTGATCGAGCTGAGCGGGGTCTTCAACTCGTGCGACACGTTGGCGATGAACTGTTGCCGCAGGCCTTCCAGACGTTTGAGTTCCGAGATGTCGCGAATCACCAAGACGGCGCCGGGGCACGGGTCGCCGGGCAGCGGCGAGGCTCCCGCCTCGAACGTCCGCGGCTTGCCGGCGCGCCACACCAGTTCGCGCTCCTGGAACTCCCCGGTTCGCATCGCGTGTTGGCACGCCTCGCGGAGCTCGTGACTGCGGACCGCCTCAAGCAACGTGCGCCCCTCGACCGCCTGAGCGTTGAAGCCTAACGCCGTTCCCGCCGAGCGATTGGCGAACAGGATCCGTTCGTTCGCGTCGACGGCGACGACCCCCTCGGCCATTCCTTCGAGCACCGTCGCTTGGGTCTGCCAGTTGCGGTGGAGTTGGTACTCGCGCTTGGCGAGTCGCTTGCCGATTTCGGCCAGCGACTGGCTGAGCGAGGCAAGGTCGTCGTTCACCCGATTTGACACGACGATTCGCTGGTCGTAGTCCCCCCCCGCCATGGCGCGGGCGGATTGCGCCAGGTCGCGCAGGGGCCGAGTGGTTCGGGCGAGGATCAACAGCAGCCCCGCAGAGAACGCCGCTGTGGCGATCCCGCCCAGCTTCCACGCTGCGAGGCGCCGCTGGTCGGCGTCGTCATCGATATGTTCTGCCAGGGCGGCTAGGCGGACGAAGCCGACGATCTCCTTGCCCCGGTTGATCCGCACGGCCCGGTAGCGGAAGCGCTGGCCGAAGGTGGAACTGACTCGCGTGGCAAAGGCGGCGCCGCTGCGGCGGGCCTCGACCAATTCGACGCGATTTCGGTGGTTTTCCAGCTTCCGGACCGATTCCAGCGACCGAAGCTGCGATTCGCCCACGACGCGCCCTGCGGAGTCGACCAGGGTCGCCCGCAAGTCGGCGAACTTGTCGATCGTGACGGCGAGATCCTGGGACGCGGCGTCGAGTTCTCGGGGCCAGGAATTCAGCAGCAACGCCGCCGCCCCGTCGGCTGCCGCGTCAAGCCGTTCGTCCCAGGCGTCCCGTGCCGCTTCTCCCTGCCTCTGGGCGAACCAGCCCGTCAGCAATGCCAGCGCAATCGCCGACAGCAGCACCGCGGGCAACACGAGGCGATGCAGCATGGCGATGCGTGGCATGAAGGTCGAGTCCTTTCAGCGGGGCGGGCGCTGCCAATGTCCTCGCTTCGCGCCGCACGAGCCGTTCGCAGTCATCGCCGCGAGTTCAGGTGTACCGCACGCCGCGATGCTCCGGTTCGAAGAACGCGGGAAGCAGGCCATCGACTTGCAGCAGGCCGGCGCGGGTCAGTTCGATCCGCTCCGGCGAGATCGTCGCGTAGCCGGCGGCTGCATATTCGTCCCATGTCTCGCGCCATTCGGCAAGGACGTCGACGCCGAATTTTTGGCGGAAATAGTCCGGCTCCAGATATCCCCGTTTGAGTTGCAGGATCAGTTCCCGGACGAGGGCCTGATGGGGGGTTATCCGCAGCGCCCGGCCCAGCGGCAGCTCGCCCGACTCCAGCGATTCGCAGTACTGCTGCCACTCCGGCAAGTTTTGATAGTGGACCCCCGACGCATGGCCGAAACTGGCGATCCCGGTGGCCAGCAGGTCGCTCCCCCGCCACAGGTTGTCGCGGTAGCTGAAGTTCACTTTGTGCGTGTCGCGGACCATCGTATATGCGCTCGAGACGCCGTACCCCGCGGCGGCGAATTGGTCGAAGGCGTAGTCGACCCAGGCCCGCTTCTGCGGCCAATCGGCGACCGGCGTCTCGATCTTGTTGCCCAGGATGTCCTGCGAGTAGACCGTGTTGAACGGCAGCTCCATCTGGTAGATCGTGACGCTGTCGGGCTGCAGTTCCAGGGCCCGGCGGACCGTGTGACGCCACTTGGCTTCGGTCTCGCCGACCATGCCCGAGATGAGGTCGATGTTCACGTTAGGAAATCCAGCGGCCTTGATCCAAGGCCACGCGCGGTCGATCTCGCCCGACTCGTGGGCCCGACCGTTGTCGCGGAGCACTTCGTCGTCGAAATGTTCGACCCCCAGGCTCAGCCGCGTCACGCCCAGGTCCCGCAGGGCGTGGACCTTCGGCTCGCTGAGCGTGCCAGGCTCGCACTCGAACGTGACTTCCTCGGCCTTATCCCAGCGGATGTTCGCTTCGAGCCGTTCGACCAGCCGGCGCAGTTGCTTCTCGCTGAGAAAGGACGGCGTCCCCCCGCCAAAGTAGACGAATCGGAACGGCCGATCCCCCATGACGGGAAGCCGGCTCACCAGTTCAATCTCCCGCGACAACGCGGCCAAGTAGCGCTCGACCTCGGGGGCGTTCTTGTCGGTGAAGACTTTGAAGTAACAGAACTTGCACCGTTTGCGGCAGAACGGAATGTGCAAGTAAAGACCCAGCGGTACGTCGGCCGGAGGCGCGGCGAGCGCCGCTCGAGCATCGTCCGTACCGTCCGCCGACCATCGCGAAAACGGAGGATAGTTGCTGATGAAGTAGCTGCCGACTTCAGTCTTGGTCGAGGTCTCGGGCACGGTCGTTTGCCGATCTTTCTGGAGGGAATCGCAACGAACTAGCGCCTTGTCAGCCCGAAATCTAGCCTGTCTTTTAGATAACCGACGAGCTAGAGCCGTCGCGGCGTCATGCGAGCGCTACTCAGGGACGCCGATGCAGTACAGCGTACCATCGGTGTTGCCGACGACCAACCGACCGTCGCTGACGGCGGGCCACGCGATGAAGCTGCCGCCGGCGTCGTATTGCCACAGCTCCTCCCCGTCGGCGAGGTTCACGGCGTAGAGCCGGCCTCGATTGGTGCCGAACAGCGCCGCGTCGCCGGCGATCGTCGGCGAGCTCGTGGCCCGACTCCGGGCGGCGAACTCCCACCGCGGTTCGCCTGACTTCACGTCAAGGGCGACCACCTGCTTTTGGTGCGTGGCGTAGACGACCAGCCCCTGCGCGATCGCGGGGGCGTGCAACTCTTGACCTTGCCCCGGCGTGCGATGGCGCCACCGTTCCTCAAGCGTCTTGGCGTCGATCGCCAGAAACGAGCCGCCGGCCGTGCTGAAGTAGAGCCGCCCGTCGAGAAAGGACGGGACCGAGTCGGGACGGTCGCCGAAGTCGACGACCGAGACTTCGTTTCCGGTTGCGAGGTCGATGGCATGGAGCTTGCTGTCGCAACCGGTGATCCAGGCTCGCCCCTCGGCGACGGTCGGCCAGCAGCGGAGCGGCTCCTCGATTTTGAACTGCCAACGTTCGTTGCCCGTTTCCAGCTCAAGCGCGAACAGCCGTCCTCCGTCGGTCGTCACAAGGACAAGGCCCCCGTGGACGTTGGGTGGCGCATACAGCTCGCTCTGGGCCTCAAATCGCCAGGCTTCCCGGCCCGTCGCCGCGTCGAGCCGGCGCAGGACGCCGTTGTAGTCGACGACCAGGAGCGCTCCGTCGACGACCGCCGAACCGGCGACGAATCCTGTGTCGGGGAAGGCTTGCCTCCAGACCTCCGTACCGTCGCTCAGGTTCAGCGCGTAGAACGTCCCGTCGATGTCGCCGACGTAGACGACCCCGTCGACGATCGACGCAGTCGCCTCGAAGCCGGAGTTCTTCACGGAAAAGGTCCACAGCACGTCAAGATTCTCGATGTCGCCGAGTCCGGCGGCGACGGCGCCCGTGGCGTGAGCGTCGCCGCGAACCAGCGGCCAGTCAGCTTGACACGGTCCGGCGAACCCCCACACGATCGCTGCAGCAGCAGTTGTTGCGAGCACTCGCCGGAGCGAACGGCAATGGAGAATTTCGGAACACATTTGGCAGGAAATGCGAGGGACTGATCAGGAGTTTCGGTTCAGAATCTGCCTGTGCGTGCGTCGGTGCTTGCTCGAATTCCGAGCATTCACGAACCGCAAGACTCTTGATCGTGAAGCAAAGCATGCGTCACGGCAGGGCGCCTGGGCTCGTCGCGCAGCGAAGCCCCCAGGTCTTCAGCGGAGGGCTCGCAATGTTCGATCCCAGCCACGCACGACTGGGGCATCCGGCATCGCTTCCGATATCCGTGTGATTCGTAGGTCTCCCTTTGCGCCGTCGTACTAAAACGCCAATTCGTACAGCTCCAGGAAATCAGATTCGGCCAGCGGCAGCGGGTTGAACGTACCGGTCCACTGCTTCGTCGCGTCGACGGCCAAGGCGGAGAGTTGGTCGCGCGGGATCTCGACGTCACGCAATCGCACGGCTAGGCCCGCCTCGGACAGCAATTCGCTCACGAACGCTGCCAGATGCTCAACCGACTCGGCCGGTTCGCGGCCGCGCGGATAGCTAATCATTGCGTCCGCTTCCTGATAGGCCAGCGCCGCCCCGTCGGCTGCGGCGTTCTTGCGGAGGACGTGGGGCAACATCAGCCCGACCGCTTCGCCATGGGGGACTCCGAAGGCGGCCGTCAGCGGGTTGGCCAGGGCGTGAGCGGCGCCCAGCATCGAGCACTCGATCGCCAGCCCCGCGTAGCACGCCCCCAACTGCATCCACGACCGGGCCGCGAGGTCGTCGGGCCGCGCCAACACCCGCGGGAACCCCTGCGACAGCAACCGCCACGCTTCGCGGGTGAACGCTGCGGACATCGGGGTTCGAGCGGTCGTGACCAACGTTTCCAATGCGTGCGCGACGGCGTCGATTCCCGTGAGCGCCGTGACGCGCCGCGGTTGAGTCAGCGTGAGCTCCGGGTCAAGCAGCGCCACGCGAAACGCGGCTCGTTTGTCGCCGCAGGCCATCTTTCGGTGCGTGGCGGCGTCGGAGATTAGGGCGAACGATTGCGTCTCGCTCCCCGTGCCGGCGGTCGTGGGGACGGCGATCATCGGCAGCATCGGCCCGGTCGCTTTGCCGACGCCCCAGTAGTCCTCCATCCGCCCGCCGCAGCTATACAGAAAGTTGATCCCTTTGGCGCAATCCATGCTGCTGCCGCCGCCGACGGGGACGATCGCTTGCGGCCGAAAGTCGTGCGCGACGGCAAGCCCCGCGTCGACATGGTCCGTGGTCGGATTCTCGCGTAAGCCCTCGAACAGCCGCGTCTGCATCCCGGCCCGCTCGAGCGCGTCGATCCCGCGCTGAGCATGCCCCGTGGCGACGACCCCGGGATCGCTCACCACGAGCACGCGCGATACGTCCCCCAGCGAACGCGCAAGCTCTCCCAACTCCGGCAACCGGCCGGGGCCGAAGACGATTCTCGTGGGGAGGTGGAAGTTGAAGGAATTCAATGGGACTGCCTTTGCCGATTCGCCTCTGAATTCGATCTGATGTGTCGCGCAACCCGCTCTCTGCGTTCCCTTGCCTCACCCCGTTTGCAGCGCTCGGCTCCGATACAGAAACTCAATGAGGTTCCCTTCGTGCGGCTGCAGCCAGTCGAGTTGCGGGGTCGGGATCGGGCCCAGGTTCAAGCGGTCGATGTCGGTCGAGGCGATCAGGTCGCGGCGAAACGATTCGTCCTCCGTGATTGCCGTGGCGACCAGCGTCGGGCCGATCGCCCCGAGCATCTTCGCCTGGGAGCACTCGACGACGCTGACCGCAGGGAACATGTATTCCTTGTTCGCCGCAGGGGCCCCAGGGCTTTGGCAATGGAGCACCACCGGCCGCAGATAAGCCACCGGCGGTCGCTCCACGAGTCGCGGGCCGAACGTCTCGGTCATATGCGTCGTTTGCGGGTCGGCGAAATCCCGTTCCAGCGCTTTCCAGATTGCGGCAGCGGCTCCTTCCATCGTGAACGCGGCGAGTCCCGCGTCGGGATCGTCGGGAGGGAGGACGTCGATCGGACCGAGTCGCTCGGCGAGCGCTGCAGCAATTTCGCGCGTGTGCCGCGACGCGTAGATGCTGCTGGCGTTGATGCAACTTCGCCCGCCGTTGCGGGAGACGCTGTCGACCATCAGATCGAGATGATCTTCCCAGCGATCGACGCAGTCGTCGCCGAACAGGATCTTGCTGAATCCGGGGCCGTGCACCTGCACGCCGGGGTTGCCGGCGTACTGCCGGACGGTTTGCGGGCCGCCGAAGATCATGCTGCGACGGCAGGCGCCCAGGATCGCCCCGCCGATGTCCCCCCCGGCGCCGGGGTACAGGCAAAACGCTTCGCGTGGAATGCCCGCTTCAGTCATCGCGGAAAACACGCGGTAGGGAGTCCACGGCTCACTGCTCCCCGGCTTCAACACCAGCCCGATTTGCAGCGCGATCACCGGCAGCCACAGCGTGTGAACCCCCGGCGAGTTCGACGGCAGCACGGCGCCGAGCGCGTCGCATTGTGCCTGATAACTGACGGTCACTCCGCGGCCTTCTTCGCCGTAGCCGCGGGCGAGGATGTTCAGGTCGAGTCCGCGCGTGAGCGCATCAAGGATCCTGTCGATGTTCTTCAGGACGAACGCATTCTTCGTCACATTCGCCGCGCACATGGCGAGCGGCATGCCGGTGGTCGCCGATTGCAGCTCGATGAAGTCGCGGGGCGATTGCTGCGCGCTGCCCACCGACAACGTGCCGGATTCGAACGCCTCGCCCGCTGTTTTGCAACGAGCGATGAGTTCGGCGGGCGAGAGCGCTTGCAGCGCCCGGCGGGCGAGGACCGCCTTCTTGGCGTCGCGGTTGATCAGTCCGGAGCCGACGGAGTGGATGCGCGCAACCGGCTCGCCGGTCATAAAGTGTTTCACCTCGTCGACTTCGAGCGATTCGTACGGTTCGCCCCAACGGATGGCGGGCAGTTCGATCATGGCAAGCGGCGGGGATGCAAGAGGAAAGCCAGCGACGAAGCGTCCGAGCCAACCGAGCGGCGGCTCCGAATTGTAACAAGAACCGCGCTTGCGCGCAGGGACCGCGACCAGAGCCTGTCGTCCTGCGCCGCGCAGGGTGTAGCGCAGGTCACCGAGGCCGGCAAGAGTCAAGCGGCGCGGCGCTGCTCGACGGCAGGCGCGTCGCCGGTGAGGACGCGGTCGAGTTCGGCGAGAATCGACTCGAAGTCGTCCAGGTCGCTACGAATCACCGCGTCGGCGGCGCGCTTCAGCCGGCCTGGAATGCGCTCGTCGGGGCCGGCGATGAGCAGGCGACTGGCCCGCGGATGACAGAACGCGCCGCTCGACCCCAGCAGCAACTCGACCTCGGGTTCGTCGCCCGCAGGCAAGAGGCCGGCGAGAGCCGCGGCTCGCAACTGCAAATTCGGCGAGCCGGCAGTGACCGCCATGGGCACGTCGGCCAGATCGCGCTCGGCGAGCCCCGACAGGCAGCGAGTCAAACGCGCGGGACGCTGATAGTACGCCACATTGGCGCCGTCGCTCCACACCGCGGGGGTCGTGCTGTGCGGTGCGTGCCACAGGTGATACGCAACCGTGCGATGCAGAATCGAGGCAATCCGTGCTCCGCTGCGACGCAACCGCGCAGCGAGGTCGTCGTCCTCGCAGCCCCAGCCGACGAACCGTTCGTCGAAGCCGTTGATCGCTTCCAGTTGCGACTTCCACGCAGCAATATTGCAACCGACGAGCTTCGGCCGCACGGGGTGTCGGATGAGTTGATAGAACGGCGCCCGCCAGCGGGCCGAACGGATCCGCGACCAATCCTCAGCCTCGCGACTCAGACGCACGAACGAACCGTCGGCGATTTGCTCGGGGCCGATCGCGGCGCTGACGGCTTCCTCGAGCCGCACGCAGTCCCCGGCGCGGACCACGCCCGGGCGTGCCGCGGCGAGATGCCGTTGCAGGTGCTCGGCGGGAAAGATGCAGTCGCCGTCGGTGAACAGCAAGTAGGGAGCTCGCGCGAGCCGAATGCCCGCGTTCCGGCACTTGGCAAGCTGGAAACCTGCGTGCGGATGGGTGGCGAACTCAACGCGAAACGGCGCCGAGGCGGCGAACTCCGCGACGACTTGCGGGGTCTCGTCGCGCGAGCCGTCGTCGACGACGATCGCCTCGAACCGTCCTTCGACGCCGCGCTGCGCGGCGAGCGAAGCAAGCGACCTCCGGAGATGCCCCGGGCGCTGGAACGTCGAAACGATCACTGCAATCTCAGGGGCGCCGGCCATAGCTGTTTCGTCCCCGTCCCTGGGGATGCAAGGCGTGAATCAAACCGCTCTGCTATCTTCGGCG from Pirellulales bacterium includes these protein-coding regions:
- a CDS encoding PstS family phosphate ABC transporter substrate-binding protein, with product MSPSHAGRDLRALAGLVTVVATIAGCSGGEFSGTIQIAGSSTVAPITEVAGEEFSNENEGVSASIAITGTGAGMSRFLQKEIDVCNASRPITEAEEQEAAAAGIEYVEFTIGYDGLAVTANVANDWCDSLTVEQLKAIWRPEAEGTVTNWNQISEGWPDEPLKLYGAGTASGTFDYFTEVINGKAKQSRSDYTMSENDNMLVRGVVGEKGSLGYFGYAYYIEYKDQLKLIAIDNGNGPVKPSTETVVDGSYAPLSRPLFIYVNKESLKRPEAAAFVKFFVENCGDFAKARGYVQPPDDVQQQNLATLKASLP
- a CDS encoding PAS domain-containing protein is translated as MPRIAMLHRLVLPAVLLSAIALALLTGWFAQRQGEAARDAWDERLDAAADGAAALLLNSWPRELDAASQDLAVTIDKFADLRATLVDSAGRVVGESQLRSLESVRKLENHRNRVELVEARRSGAAFATRVSSTFGQRFRYRAVRINRGKEIVGFVRLAALAEHIDDDADQRRLAAWKLGGIATAAFSAGLLLILARTTRPLRDLAQSARAMAGGDYDQRIVVSNRVNDDLASLSQSLAEIGKRLAKREYQLHRNWQTQATVLEGMAEGVVAVDANERILFANRSAGTALGFNAQAVEGRTLLEAVRSHELREACQHAMRTGEFQERELVWRAGKPRTFEAGASPLPGDPCPGAVLVIRDISELKRLEGLRQQFIANVSHELKTPLSSIKAYAETLLGGALHDPDNAERFLRRIDEQSDRLNQLVRDMLSLARIESGQTTLELTTVSVAKVAERCVLDYETQAKSKSVALVNDAGDRELNVRADEEALWQILSNLVDNAVKYSPEGGRVGIAARREGEMAVIEVSDTGPGIPPEHHARVFERFYRVDKARSRELGGTGLGLAIVKHLSQIMGGSVAVTSVPGKGALFSVKLPLVDG
- a CDS encoding coproporphyrinogen III oxidase family protein, with protein sequence MPETSTKTEVGSYFISNYPPFSRWSADGTDDARAALAAPPADVPLGLYLHIPFCRKRCKFCYFKVFTDKNAPEVERYLAALSREIELVSRLPVMGDRPFRFVYFGGGTPSFLSEKQLRRLVERLEANIRWDKAEEVTFECEPGTLSEPKVHALRDLGVTRLSLGVEHFDDEVLRDNGRAHESGEIDRAWPWIKAAGFPNVNIDLISGMVGETEAKWRHTVRRALELQPDSVTIYQMELPFNTVYSQDILGNKIETPVADWPQKRAWVDYAFDQFAAAGYGVSSAYTMVRDTHKVNFSYRDNLWRGSDLLATGIASFGHASGVHYQNLPEWQQYCESLESGELPLGRALRITPHQALVRELILQLKRGYLEPDYFRQKFGVDVLAEWRETWDEYAAAGYATISPERIELTRAGLLQVDGLLPAFFEPEHRGVRYT
- a CDS encoding PQQ-binding-like beta-propeller repeat protein, yielding MLATTAAAAIVWGFAGPCQADWPLVRGDAHATGAVAAGLGDIENLDVLWTFSVKNSGFEATASIVDGVVYVGDIDGTFYALNLSDGTEVWRQAFPDTGFVAGSAVVDGALLVVDYNGVLRRLDAATGREAWRFEAQSELYAPPNVHGGLVLVTTDGGRLFALELETGNERWQFKIEEPLRCWPTVAEGRAWITGCDSKLHAIDLATGNEVSVVDFGDRPDSVPSFLDGRLYFSTAGGSFLAIDAKTLEERWRHRTPGQGQELHAPAIAQGLVVYATHQKQVVALDVKSGEPRWEFAARSRATSSPTIAGDAALFGTNRGRLYAVNLADGEELWQYDAGGSFIAWPAVSDGRLVVGNTDGTLYCIGVPE
- a CDS encoding iron-containing alcohol dehydrogenase; its protein translation is MNSFNFHLPTRIVFGPGRLPELGELARSLGDVSRVLVVSDPGVVATGHAQRGIDALERAGMQTRLFEGLRENPTTDHVDAGLAVAHDFRPQAIVPVGGGSSMDCAKGINFLYSCGGRMEDYWGVGKATGPMLPMIAVPTTAGTGSETQSFALISDAATHRKMACGDKRAAFRVALLDPELTLTQPRRVTALTGIDAVAHALETLVTTARTPMSAAFTREAWRLLSQGFPRVLARPDDLAARSWMQLGACYAGLAIECSMLGAAHALANPLTAAFGVPHGEAVGLMLPHVLRKNAAADGAALAYQEADAMISYPRGREPAESVEHLAAFVSELLSEAGLAVRLRDVEIPRDQLSALAVDATKQWTGTFNPLPLAESDFLELYELAF
- a CDS encoding aldehyde dehydrogenase → MIELPAIRWGEPYESLEVDEVKHFMTGEPVARIHSVGSGLINRDAKKAVLARRALQALSPAELIARCKTAGEAFESGTLSVGSAQQSPRDFIELQSATTGMPLAMCAANVTKNAFVLKNIDRILDALTRGLDLNILARGYGEEGRGVTVSYQAQCDALGAVLPSNSPGVHTLWLPVIALQIGLVLKPGSSEPWTPYRVFSAMTEAGIPREAFCLYPGAGGDIGGAILGACRRSMIFGGPQTVRQYAGNPGVQVHGPGFSKILFGDDCVDRWEDHLDLMVDSVSRNGGRSCINASSIYASRHTREIAAALAERLGPIDVLPPDDPDAGLAAFTMEGAAAAIWKALERDFADPQTTHMTETFGPRLVERPPVAYLRPVVLHCQSPGAPAANKEYMFPAVSVVECSQAKMLGAIGPTLVATAITEDESFRRDLIASTDIDRLNLGPIPTPQLDWLQPHEGNLIEFLYRSRALQTG
- a CDS encoding glycosyltransferase; its protein translation is MAGAPEIAVIVSTFQRPGHLRRSLASLAAQRGVEGRFEAIVVDDGSRDETPQVVAEFAASAPFRVEFATHPHAGFQLAKCRNAGIRLARAPYLLFTDGDCIFPAEHLQRHLAAARPGVVRAGDCVRLEEAVSAAIGPEQIADGSFVRLSREAEDWSRIRSARWRAPFYQLIRHPVRPKLVGCNIAAWKSQLEAINGFDERFVGWGCEDDDLAARLRRSGARIASILHRTVAYHLWHAPHSTTPAVWSDGANVAYYQRPARLTRCLSGLAERDLADVPMAVTAGSPNLQLRAAALAGLLPAGDEPEVELLLGSSGAFCHPRASRLLIAGPDERIPGRLKRAADAVIRSDLDDFESILAELDRVLTGDAPAVEQRRAA